The Blautia luti nucleotide sequence AACGATATGGGAGTGATCTGTGGTGTTACTACAAACCCATCTCTTATCGCAAAAGAAGGAAGAGATTTCAACGAAGTAATCAAAGAGATCACATCTATCGTAGACGGACCGATCAGCGGTGAAGTGAAAGCTACAACAACAGACGCTGAAGGCATGATCAAAGAAGGCCGTGAGATCGCAGCAATCCATCCAAACATGGTTGTTAAGATCCCGATGACAGTAGAAGGTCTGAAAGCAGTTAAAGTTCTTTCAAAAGAAGGAATCAAAACAAACGTTACTCTGATATTCACAGCTAACCAGGCACTTCTTGCTGCAAGAGCTGGTGCAACCTATGTTTCTCCATTCCTTGGAAGACTTGATGATATTTCTACAAGAGGCGTTGACCTGATCCGTGAGATCGCTGAGATCTTTGAAGTAGCAGGAATTGAGACAGAGATCATCGCAGCAAGCGTAAGAAATCCAATCCATGTAACAGACTGCGCACTTGCAGGTGCTGACATCGCAACTGTTCCGTACAGTGTAATCGTGCAGATGACGAAACATCCTCTGACAGATGCAGGTATTGAGAAATTCCAGAAAGATTATAAAGCAGTATTCGGCGAATAAGGAGAATTTACCATAATGGAAAAATTAGAACTTCAGAAAATTGCAAACGAAGTCCGTAAAGACATCGTAACAGCAGTACATGCTGCAAAAGCAGGACATCCGGGCGGATCCCTGTCAGCAGCAGATGTATTCACTTATTTATATTTCGAAGAATTAAATATTGATCCTAAGGATCCTAAGAAAGCTGATCGTGACCGTTTCGTACTTTCAAAAGGCCACACAGCACCAGGTTATTATTCTGCACTTGCAGAAAGAGGATTTTTCCCGAAAGAAGACCTGAAGACTCTTCGTCATCTGGGATCTTATTTACAGGGACATCCGGATATGAAACATATCCCGGGTGTTGATATGTCCAGTGGTTCTCTTGGACAGGGAATCTCTGCAGCAGTAGGTATGGCACTTTCTGCTAAATTAAGCAACGAAAGCTATCGTGTATACACCTTATTAGGTGACGGTGAGATTCAGGAAGGTCAGGTATGGGAAGCTGCTATGTTCGCAGGCCACAGAAAACTGGACAATCTTGTAGTGATCGTAGATAACAATGGACTTCAGATCGATGGTAAGATTGACGATGTATGTTCTCCATACCCGATCGATAAGAAATTTGAAGCATTTAACTTCCATGTGATCAACGTTGCAGACGGAAATGATATGGATCAGTTAAAGGCAGCTTTTGATGAAGCTAAGGCTACCAAAGGAATGCCTACAGCAATCATTATGAAAACTGTTAAAGGAAAAGGCGTTTCCTTCATGGAAAACCAGGCCGGATGGCATGGCAAAGCTCCGAATGATGAGCAGTATGCACAGGCAATGGCAGACTTAGAAAAGGTAGGTGAAGCATTATGTCAGAAGTAAAGAAGATTGCAACAAGAGCAAGCTACGGCGCTGCACTAGTTGAATTAGGTAAGAAACATGACAACCTGGTCGTTCTGGACGCTGACCTTGCTGCAGCTACTCAGACAGGTATGTTCAAGAAAGAATTCCCGGAACGTCACATCGATTGCGGTATTGCTGAGTGCAATATGATGGGTATCGCTGCAGGTCTGGCTACCACAGGAAAAGTTCCTTTTGCCAGCACATTCGCTATGTTTGCAGCAGGACGTGCTTTCGAGCAGGTTCGTAACTCCATCGCATATCCGAAGATCAATGTAAAGATCGGCGCTACTCACGGCGGAATCTCTGTAGGTGAAGATGGTGCTACCCATCAGTGCTGCGAAGACTTCGCACTTATGAGAGTAATCCCGGGAATGGTTGTTGCATGCCCTTCTGATGATATCGAAGCGAAAGCTATGGTAAAAGCAGCTTACGAGCATGTTGGACCTGTATATATGAGATTTGGACGTCTGGCAACACCTGTCATTAATGACAGACCAGATTATAAATTTGAATTAGGTAAAGGTATCGTCCTTCGTGAAGGAAAAGACCTTACCATTATCGCAAACGGTCTTTGCGTAGCTCCTGCTCTTGAAGCAGCAGAGAAGCTTGCAGCAGACGGTGTAGATGCGAAAGTGATCAACATTCATACGATCAAACCTCTCGATGAAGAACTGGTAGTTGCAGCAGCCAAAGAAACAGGCAAAGTTGTAACTGTAGAGGAACATTCTGTAATCGGCGGACTTGGCGGCGCTGTATGCGAATGCCTGTCTGAGAAAGCGCCAGTACCTGTAAAACGTATCGGTGTAAACGACGTATTCGGCGAATCAGGCCCTGCAGTAGCTCTTCTTGAGAAATATGGCCTTGATGCAGAAGGCATCTACAAACAGATCAAAGAGTTTGTATAATTCAGGATTCCTTGTGTGATGGTATCTGCCAGGGAGATCACCGTAGACAGCCGGGTGGTCTGCAGAGTCAGCTGCTCCAGCACACCTGATATGTTTACAATACCTGTAATATGAATATCACCCACAGGAGGAAGTTCTTTCTGAACTCCGGCACCTGGGTACAGTGCGCCATCAGCGATGGTCACGTATCCCAGGTGCTTTTTTTGTCCCAGAGAGGCATCAATGGCGATCACCAGGCTCTGAGGGTGTATGGAACGGATCATGCGGGAGACTTTTTCCAGATTTAAGGCATGTACAGGATCTTTCAGAGTACCGTAAACATAAATATCCTGGAGATCCAGCCTGTCCAGGAGCTGGTGCCCGATATAAGGACCCAGGCAGTCTCCTGTCACCCGGTCGCTTCCGATGCACAAAAAGACCAGTTCAGACCATTTGCCCGGATGATGCAGAATACATTTTTTCAGAAAGAATGCGATTTCCTGTGAAGAGTTGTTCTCTTTTGAGTTTACATAAAATACCATGGAAAAATCCTCCGGAAATACTTTTGCTTTATCATATCCCACGCCCGGGCAAATTATGCATGGCGCAAAATCTGTCGGCAAATTCTTATAAATCCCTCTTACAAAGTGCTAAATTCCGCAATCTTCCTGTGCTATTCTGTTAGCCGAAGGGGTGATTGGACATGATAGAAGTCATTTATAAGGAGGAGAGCCAGGAAACACAGGACAGTGAGGGGACATTTGGACTGCCCAGAAATATACGGCAGATCGGACTGATCGGGGATGACTGCAGGATCTATATGGAGGATTATGTGTACACCTTCCTGGTAAGACTCGCCAGGTCAGAAAAAAAGCCGGAAGAACAGGAAGCGAAAACAGCGGTGCTTACAGGGGAAACGAAGTACAGGGGAGGAACCCTGTATCTTTTTATTAAAGGTGCCATTATCGCGGAGGATATGGAAGCGGCTCAGGATCACATAGACTTTTCCGTTGAAGTATGGGAAAAGATTCATCAGGCGCAGAAGCAGTACTTCGAAGATCAGGAGATCGTGGGCTGGTTTTTCTCCGGACCTCAGCTTGCTCTGGAGGTGACGGAACTTCTGACCAGAGTACATCTGAAGCATTTTGGAGGTGAAAAGGTACTGATGCTGATGGAGCCGCAGGAGCATGAAGATGCCTTTTTCCGCTATGAAAATAATGTCATGGTAAGACTGGAAGGGTATTATCTCTATTACGAAAAAAATCCATGCATGCAGAATTACATGCTTGAAAAAAATAAGGAACTTCAGCCGGAGATCACGGAACAGTACGAAGACAAGGCAGTAAAGGATTTCAGAAAGATCATCACGGATAAGAAGGAAGAGAAGAAGGAGAATACAGCTCCTTCTGTTTTTTCTTATGGACTGACTGCATGTCTGGCTATTGCTGTGCTGACTGTGGGGGTGAATTTTTACCGAAATTACCAGGGGCTGGATGAAATACAGAATACAGAAGCGCAGACAGCATCTGTGATCGTAGAAGAGATCACGGCTGTGCCTACAGAGACGCCTGTACCTGCCAAAACTGCAGCAGTACAGAAAAAGAAAGCCGTACAGACAGTCAGTGCCGGGAAGAAAAAGAAAACGCAGGATACAAAACAGACAGCGGCTGCTTCGGATAAGACCGAACAGGCGCCTGATACAAAGAAACAGACAGACAAATCTGAACAGATTTATAAAGAAGAGGCAGATGAAAGAAAAGCTCAGAAAAGGGTAAGAGATGCTGCGCAGAAAGAGAATGAGGCAGCTGCTTCAGATGCAGTGCAGGAATCCTATGTAATACAGCCGGGGGATACCCTTTTTCAGATCTGTATGGACAGATACGGCAGTTCAGAAGAAATCAGGGAAATCTGCGAGATGAACGGCATAACTGTGGATGAGATCATTTATCCGGGACAAGTAATTGTACTACCTTAGAAAAATGTGCTATAATGTACAGAAAATGTAACTGTGAGGTACTGATCAGTTACCAGAAAATAATGACTGACGTCCGGGATTTCCGGACAGTGGATCAAGGTAAGGATGAAAAATGGCAAATACATTAAAAAAAATGATGAAGCAGCATAAAAAGAAAAAGCTGGCAGCAGAAAGAGCCAGACTTGCCAGGCTTCAGGGGAAACCGGC carries:
- the fsa gene encoding fructose-6-phosphate aldolase, encoding MKFFIDTAKVEDIKAANDMGVICGVTTNPSLIAKEGRDFNEVIKEITSIVDGPISGEVKATTTDAEGMIKEGREIAAIHPNMVVKIPMTVEGLKAVKVLSKEGIKTNVTLIFTANQALLAARAGATYVSPFLGRLDDISTRGVDLIREIAEIFEVAGIETEIIAASVRNPIHVTDCALAGADIATVPYSVIVQMTKHPLTDAGIEKFQKDYKAVFGE
- a CDS encoding transketolase; the protein is MEKLELQKIANEVRKDIVTAVHAAKAGHPGGSLSAADVFTYLYFEELNIDPKDPKKADRDRFVLSKGHTAPGYYSALAERGFFPKEDLKTLRHLGSYLQGHPDMKHIPGVDMSSGSLGQGISAAVGMALSAKLSNESYRVYTLLGDGEIQEGQVWEAAMFAGHRKLDNLVVIVDNNGLQIDGKIDDVCSPYPIDKKFEAFNFHVINVADGNDMDQLKAAFDEAKATKGMPTAIIMKTVKGKGVSFMENQAGWHGKAPNDEQYAQAMADLEKVGEALCQK
- a CDS encoding transketolase family protein produces the protein MSEVKKIATRASYGAALVELGKKHDNLVVLDADLAAATQTGMFKKEFPERHIDCGIAECNMMGIAAGLATTGKVPFASTFAMFAAGRAFEQVRNSIAYPKINVKIGATHGGISVGEDGATHQCCEDFALMRVIPGMVVACPSDDIEAKAMVKAAYEHVGPVYMRFGRLATPVINDRPDYKFELGKGIVLREGKDLTIIANGLCVAPALEAAEKLAADGVDAKVINIHTIKPLDEELVVAAAKETGKVVTVEEHSVIGGLGGAVCECLSEKAPVPVKRIGVNDVFGESGPAVALLEKYGLDAEGIYKQIKEFV
- the yyaC gene encoding spore protease YyaC, whose protein sequence is MVFYVNSKENNSSQEIAFFLKKCILHHPGKWSELVFLCIGSDRVTGDCLGPYIGHQLLDRLDLQDIYVYGTLKDPVHALNLEKVSRMIRSIHPQSLVIAIDASLGQKKHLGYVTIADGALYPGAGVQKELPPVGDIHITGIVNISGVLEQLTLQTTRLSTVISLADTITQGILNYTNSLICL
- a CDS encoding LysM peptidoglycan-binding domain-containing protein → MIEVIYKEESQETQDSEGTFGLPRNIRQIGLIGDDCRIYMEDYVYTFLVRLARSEKKPEEQEAKTAVLTGETKYRGGTLYLFIKGAIIAEDMEAAQDHIDFSVEVWEKIHQAQKQYFEDQEIVGWFFSGPQLALEVTELLTRVHLKHFGGEKVLMLMEPQEHEDAFFRYENNVMVRLEGYYLYYEKNPCMQNYMLEKNKELQPEITEQYEDKAVKDFRKIITDKKEEKKENTAPSVFSYGLTACLAIAVLTVGVNFYRNYQGLDEIQNTEAQTASVIVEEITAVPTETPVPAKTAAVQKKKAVQTVSAGKKKKTQDTKQTAAASDKTEQAPDTKKQTDKSEQIYKEEADERKAQKRVRDAAQKENEAAASDAVQESYVIQPGDTLFQICMDRYGSSEEIREICEMNGITVDEIIYPGQVIVLP